In Erigeron canadensis isolate Cc75 chromosome 1, C_canadensis_v1, whole genome shotgun sequence, a single window of DNA contains:
- the LOC122584294 gene encoding uncharacterized protein LOC122584294 — MVHLLKEKMLGKPVSGVQLVKLTTVDHVWRKLEDAIGVKDDTPKAKASAYQMISVEDELDDEGAIGALDGTLVHAIVPASEQTAYRGRGGGRCYQNVLGVFDFNMIITFVWAGWEGIAHDSRVLTEVVYNPSSGFPFPQPNEYYLCDAAYANTRGFLAPYRNTRYWLADFRRRRPLTEEEKFNHAHAHAHTHAQLRNVIERAYGVLKERFPILEQMAPYKFSTQRNVVIACFAINNFIRKYKIQDELFLESDEHTSVNNAAQPVENAEEGMGGTQWGSQSTQYMTNFRDEIANQIVTNTSI, encoded by the exons ATGGTTCATCTTTTGAAGGAAAAGATGTTGGGAAAGCCAGTCAGTGGTGTTCAGCTTGTAAAGCTCACCACAGTGGACCATGTTTGGAGAAAACTAGAAGATGCGATAGGTGTG AAAGATGATACTCCAAAAGCCAAAGCTAGTGCATATCAGATGATTTCCGTGGAGGACGAGCTTGATGACGAG GGGGCAATAGGTGCATTAGATGGGACGCTTGTGCATGCAATTGTGCCTGCGAGTGAACAAACTGCATATCGAGGAAGAGGAGGAGGTCGGTGCTATCAAAATGTGCTAGGAGTTTTTgattttaacatgataatcACATTTGTTTGGGCTGGATGGGAAGGCATTGCACATGATTCTAGAGTATTAACGGAAGTTGTGTATAACCCGAGTTCCGGCTTTCCGTTTCCTCAACCAA ATGAATATTATCTTTGTGATGCCGCATATGCAAATACTCGAGGATTTTTGGCCCCTTACCGCAATACAAGGTATTGGTTAGCTGATTTTAGACGCCGACGTCCTTTAACTGAAGAGGAAAAGTTCAATCATGCACATGCACATGCACATACACATGCACAACTAAGAAACGTCATTGAACGGGCTTATGGTGTGTTGAAGGAAAGATTCCCTATCCTTGAACAAATGGCTCCTTATAAATTTTCAACACAAAGAAACGTGGTGATTGCTTGCTTTgctattaataattttattcgAAAATATAAGATTCAAGATGAATTGTTTTTGGAGTCCGACGAACATACTTCAGTTAACAACGCAGCACAACCCGTTGAGAATGCAGAAGAAGGTATGGGCGGAACACAATGGGGCTCTCAAAGCACACAATATATGACTAATTTTCGTGATGAAATTGCTAACCAAATAGTTACGAATACTTCAatttga